From one Maniola jurtina chromosome 5, ilManJurt1.1, whole genome shotgun sequence genomic stretch:
- the LOC123865083 gene encoding origin recognition complex subunit 5-like yields MDEIYEKVPCRKTQLQDLLDLLGEDDEPLPVSVFISGDMATGKSLCVNTVLQYLGFKHVIINCIECYTPKIMYEAILTGLYDNQVDIKCDSLWELMNNLNAYSAEQTRYEPIVLVFDRAERFQNMDQSIMPTFLRLREFCSLNICTFFITYLIYDNFYFKTGVRNPITMYFPNYNKDELFKIIFLHQKAFVRHVTSNHIVDHGIKEDLERPELFENFLNAFLSVFYRPCRDLIELHYMAKVNFAKYCEPIIRNEIKSTDLPKLWRHIAPILKESLELLYLRIHTSTPRTTSAGKDNNESTELQNLNFKNTLKEELLSTKAFAQSFELPFYSKFLLIAAYLASYNPPKEDKRLFMKNHGKQRKRMQQVKAKAKITEKLNTQLGPKVFTLDRLLAIFYAILEEKTGLTSNLLSQIATLVELKLLAGSKEIDLDTPKYKCIVGYDFISAVAQTVGFNVRKYLYDFI; encoded by the coding sequence ATGGACGAAATATATGAAAAAGTGCCTTGTAGAAAGACCCAGCTTCAAGATTTGTTGGATCTTTTGGGTGAAGACGATGAACCGCTTCCAGTTTCAGTATTTATCAGCGGAGACATGGCTACTGGAAAAAGTCTTTGTGTTAACACAGTGCTGCAGTATTTAGGTTTCAAACACGTTATTATAAACTGCATCGAGTGTTACACACCGAAGATTATGTACGAGGCTATTTTAACAGGGCTTTACGACAATCAGGTAGATATCAAATGCGATTCTTTATGGGAATTGATGAATAACCTAAACGCATACAGCGCTGAACAAACTCGCTACGAGCCGATCGTGTTGGTGTTCGATCGAGCAGAAAGGTTTCAGAATATGGATCAAAGCATCATGCCCACGTTTTTAAGACTGCGCGAGTTTTGCAGCCTGAATATTTGCACATTTTTCATTACTTATCTCATTTACGACAACTTCTACTTCAAAACGGGAGTCCGAAATCCTATAACGATGTACTTCCCAAACTACAATAAAGACGAACTGTTCAAAATCATATTTCTGCATCAGAAAGCGTTCGTGCGTCACGTGACGAGCAATCACATTGTTGATCACGGTATTAAAGAAGATCTTGAACGGCCAGAGTTGTTTGAAAACTTTCTTAATGCATTCTTGAGCGTGTTCTACCGACCGTGCCGGGATTTAATCGAGTTACATTACATGGCGAAAGTAAACTTCGCCAAATACTGTGAACCGATCATACGAAACGAAATCAAATCAACTGATTTACCAAAGTTGTGGCGCCACATTGCACCCATACTCAAAGAAAGCTTAGAATTACTCTACTTAAGAATACACACATCAACTCCTAGGACAACATCGGCCGGTAAAGATAACAATGAGTCGACAGAACTACAGAActtgaactttaaaaatacattaaaagaaGAACTATTATCAACTAAAGCATTTGCACAAAGTTTTGAACTCCCATTCTATTCGAAATTCCTTTTAATTGCTGCTTATTTAGCAAGTTACAACCCACCGAAAGAAGATAAGAGATTGTTTATGAAAAATCATGgaaaacaaagaaaaaggaTGCAGCAAGTTAAGGCGAAGGCTAAAATTACTGAAAAACTAAATACACAACTCGGACCTAAAGTCTTTACATTGGATAGATTGCTGGCAATCTTTTACGCTATATTAGAGGAGAAAACTGGTTTAACAAGTAATCTATTGTCTCAAATAGCCACTTTGGTGGAATTAAAGTTGCTTGCAGGCAGCAAGGAAATAGATTTGGACACTCCTAAGTATAAATGCATTGTTGGTTACGATTTTATTTCTGCAGTTGCTCAAACAGTCGGTTTTAATGTTAGGAAATATTTGTACGACTTCATTTAA